CTGGCGTGAGGATCACACCACCAATCAAATCCGGCGCCTCCGGACTGGCATACATCGCGACATAGACAATCTCGCCCTGCAGGGAATGAATCGGAGCACTCAGCACCAGCTTGCCTGGCTTCATTGCAGCAATCGCGGCCGCAAATTCGGGCTCGACAGCCAAATTCTGGCCGTTTGCCAATCGAATCCGATCAACATCATGGCCATGCATAATGGCAACATAGCGCGGCCGGGTTTCATCAATCACCATCGCACCGGCACGGTTTCGCATGCGGATGACGTAGGATGGATAGACCGTCCGCATACCGGCCTCAAATTCACGCCGGTTGTCCCCGTTTACAACATGCGCAACAAATACGCCTCCGACGCCTGTGAGTCGTTCAAGGGAAGAGGAAAAGCGCTGCAGGCCGTCACGCTGCTTATGTACCTGCTCGGTGGCGGCAAAGCGCGCCAGTGCTTCGGCGGTAGAGGTGCTCGACAAAAACAGGTTTGCGCCGTTGCGCAAGCGCATTTCGCCCTGCAATCTTGCAGTATCCAATAGGCGGGCTTCACCCTCGCGCTGACGCCACGCGTCGAGCGCAAAAGTCAGTCCGACGCCGAGAATAAAAATCAGCGAAGCCGAGCGCAACCGCGTCCTCAAGGTGAACGACCCTCCAGCTCCTCGTACAGCGCAACAAATTGTTGGGACAATTTATGCTTGGGATCGAGGTGAATCATGGGTTTGCCATACTCATGTGATTCGCGAATTTTCACGGATGAAGATAACATCGCGTTGCATACGGGCAATCCTTCGGCTCGTAGTGCCTCCACCATGCGAACCGGCAGACTGGCTCGTGGCTGGTATTGATTCACCACAATCCCCTCAATGCTCAGATCAGGGTTATGATCAGCCTGAATCTCGCTCACATTGCTCCTCAAGGCATATAAGGCCTGTCTCGAAAACTCATCGCAATCAAATGGTATCAAGCACCGGTCTGCAGCAATGAGTGCTGATTGCGTAAAGAAATTATAGGCAGGCGGCGTATCAATGAAGATACGATCATAGTCATCTGACAGACCGTTTAGCGCCTCGCGCAGCTTATATATTTTGTGCCGGCTTTCCAGCTTGGCCTGTAGATCATTGATTTCGGGGTGAGAACAGATCACGGACAGATTGTCCCAATCGGTGGTGACCACATACTCACGTGCGGGTCTCGGCCGCAAGGTCAGCGCCAGGGTCTGCTCGAAAAAATCAGCAATGGTGAGTTCAACACCTTCAATTGCATCACCCAGCAGATAGCGGCTGGCATTACACTGCGGATCCATGTCAATCAATAATGTCCGCTGTCCCTGACTGGCGGCAATCGCGGCCAGGTTAACGGCGATCGTAGACTTTCCTACCCCACCCTTCTGATTAAAAATGACGCGCTTCATATCGGCCTCACAACTCATTCTGGTTTGACTGCGGGAGCATGCAATTCGCTTCCCGCATCTTGCCAGCCTTGCTGCAGTGCGGCAAACCCGATGTTGCGTATCCGGAACGGGTAATGGTCGACACGTAAGCAGCACCGTGGCAAAGTGTTGCACCCTCGATATCCTGCGGTTTTTACCATGTCTTTTCTGCAAGAACCTGCATTTCAGCATGGCCGGTCGCCCAGAACCGGGATTCTGCTGATCAACCTTGGCACGCCGGATGCGCCCGACGCAAAAGCGCTCAGACCCTATTTGAAGCAATTTCTGAGTGATCAGCGGGTGGTCGAGATTCCGCGCCTGCTTTGGTGGCCGATTCTGAATCTGATCATATTGAATACCAGACCCGCTCGCAGCGCCGAAAAATACCGCAGCATCTGGACGCCGGAGGGCTCGCCTCTAGCCGTTTACACTCGCCGATCTGCCACCCTGCTTCAGGGACGCATGGGTGAAAGTCTGTCGCCAACCATCGCGGTGCGCTATGCCATGCGCTATGGCAATCCGTCGGTGAGCGATACGCTGATGGCCATGAAAGCGGACGGGGTGGAACGCGTACTGGCGGTACCGCTCTATCCGCAATATGCGGCTTCATCGACAGGAAGTGCCATGGATGCGGTGGCGACAGCCATCCAATCCATGCGGAATCCTCCTGAAATCCGCCTGATCAAGCATTTTCACGATCACCCCGCCTATATTCGCCTGATGGCCAGCCGTATCGAAGAGCATTGGCAGCAGCATGGCCGTGGCGATCATCTATTGATGAGTTTTCATGGCGTGCCACGGTTTTCGCTCGACAAAGGTGATCCGTATCACTGTGAATGCCATAAGTCTGCGCGTCTGATTGCCGAAGCACTGAGGCTGAACAAGGACGAATATACGGTGTGTTTCCAATCCCGCTTTGGCAAAGCCGAGTGGCTCAAGCCCTACACCAGCGAGGTACTCATGCGCTTGGGGCAGGCGGGAACACGCGCACTGGATGTCGTCTGTCCGGGATTTGTCGCAGATTGCCTGGAGACGCTTGAAGAGATTGCCATTGAGGGCAAGGAAACCTTCCAGCATGCCGGTGGCGGCGACTACCGCTATATTGCCGCCCCCAACGATGGACATGACTGGATTGCAGCCTTGTCCGATATTGTCACGCCACATCTGGGTGGCTGGGTACTTGATGCAGACAAAAGCGAGCTGTCCCGGCAACAGTCGCTTGCTCGCGCACTGGGCGCCAAGCAGTAGTGATCGTGGGATGGTTTATTTAACAGGCACACCTCTAAACCACGCGTGATCCGCGCGGGCGATCATTTCTCGGTCGCCGCGCGTATCGCCATAGGCATGTAAAACAGCCGGCGGATGATCCCCCCACCACGCAGCGAGACGACTCACCTTTTCCGGCCCCCAGCAGTTACGCCCTGCCAGATTGCCGGTGAACACTCCGTTTTGCCATTCCATTTCGGTAGACAGTACCGTTTCAAATCCATGCCTGGCCGCCCAGTAGCGCAAATACAGACTGGGCGACGCAGAGACCAGTACGACGCGATGTCCCTGATTCTGATGCCAGCGAATTCGCTCACGCATTTCCGGACGCACCATTGACTCAAGCGTGCCTTCTGCAAATTGCTTTGCAGCCGCATCCAGATCAGCATATGACCTGCCCTTGAGCATTGCCCCCAAAAGCTGCTCTTTGGCGGAATGACGGCTAATAATCTTCAAGAAAGCCAGACACAGCCAGGGCGAAGACTGAAGCGCCCCGCCAATCAACCCGTGCCAGCCAGACAGCTCGCGCAAAAACACCTGCAGACTGTCACCGGTGGTAATCGTGCCATCGAAATCAAATGCGGCCAGTGTGTAGGGTGGACAGGATTCGGTCATGTTGGATGCCTCGTGTGCGTTGAACGGAAAATGCCCGCCAGTAAGGCGGGCATTTTGCTGGTATCGACCGTTCGCTTAATAGACGTAAGGTGTAGGCATTACGTTATTGGACTTCAGCATCATACGGCCAATCTGACGATAATTGGCCAGACCCTGCACAGGCTGGTCAACCGGGCTGCCAGAGAAGGTCAGAATGATGTTGTAGTTGTCGTACTGGCTCACCGCTGGAGAGGAGATGCGACCCAGATAGAAGTTATTCGACGCAGGTGCTGTCACAACCGGAACGGTAGCAGGGTAAACCGTGGTACCTACCGTCACATTCTTGATCGAAGCAATCGGCTTGTCGGCACCATTGATGATCGTCCATGTCAGAGTGTCGGTACTTTCTGCATAAGCGACAAAGTGCTGACCATCCGAATTGGCATCCAGACAGTTACCGCCCGTGAAGAACAGACCATACTTGCCATTGCCCATATTGACGACGGTACCGTTGGAACCCACATAGCGGATCTTGTCGTATCCAACAGCGGTTGAATCATTCAGGCCAGTTGCTACGCCACGATCAACGAAAGTTTTGCCATCATAGGTATCAGCAACGCGAACCGTGATGATGTCATGGTTTGGCTGGGCAACAGCTGCCGCACCTGCCGGCGCAACCGGCTGAACAGGGCACTGCAACTTCGGATCCATGGCGGTGACGCCAGTATTGTCGCCGTTCACAATCTTGGAGAGATACAGTACACGGGTACCGCCAGAGCTAGCAGCAGGAATCACAGCCAGAATACCTGCCGGGTTCAACAGGCCAAATGTGCGTGTTTGCAGGCTGGCTGCAGTCGCACCGACCCATTGCAGCGGCGCAGCAGGCTGAGCGGCCAATGCCGCAGTCGACAGACCCAGAGGCTGAACCAGCAGTTGCGCACTGGAATCAGTGTTGTTTGTCGAATGATCCACGGCATACATATAGGCAGATGTACCCACGGTCATGACGTAGGGCTTGCCCACGCCGCCGTCAGTCGGGTTCAGGCTCGCGCTATTCGCCGGACAGGCTTCGGTCAGCACTGCAGCTTCCTGCTGATACTTCCAGGTCTTGCCACCATCGGTCGATGCTGCAGCCACAATGCTCTCGTTCAGACCATAGGGGCGGTAATCGAAAAATGCCTGCAAAGTCAGGCCGGTTCCGACGACTTGAACCGATGCATAAGGATTCATTGCCGCGACGCCCGGATTGCGCGTGCGCAGGCCATTGGCATTACAGTAACCAAACGATGGATTCTTGGCGATATCAGTATTGCCGGTCGCCAGTTGGGTCAGCGTCCAGGGGCCACCACCGATCGTCGATGCCGTCGGTGCCTCTACCACGCTCCATGCTGTGGTTGGCGTAGTGGTATTCGGATTATCCGGCGAAGTTGTCTTGGAATTACAACCAGCAAGCAGCGCGCCCAGTACGGCAGCTGCACACAGCGTTCTTTTCATCATGACTCCCGATTGCTCCCCGGCATCCATTGCCGTGAGTTAAGTGTCTGCTCTTCAGCGCGCATTCTCACCGTTTGCGGCCTGTTTAGGCAAGAAGAAGCGCACTATATACCAACAAGGGCAAATGTCGGTTGACATCTGCCCCTGAAACATTTGATTTTTACACTTTTTGCCTGCTGAACGGATCAGGCGGACAAATAGGCCGAACGCGTTAAACCTAGACGCAAGGCATCCAGATAGGTCGAGCGCTCATGCTCGCTCAACTGGGCTGTTGCAACTTTGTCACGATAACGCGTCATAAGTTCCGCCGGTTCCAGATGCACATAGCGCAGCATATCTTCGATGGTATCGTGTACTTCGATACCACTGATCTGCACACTGCCATCTTCACGCATATAGACGTTTACCGAGTCGGTATCGCCAAACAGATTGTGCATATCGCCGAGAATTTCCTGATACGCACCCACGAGGAACATACCTAGCACGTATTCCTGCCCGTCTACCAACTGATGCACCGGCAGATTGGGCTCGATACTCTGTTCGTTCACGTACTGCTTGATCTTGCCGTCCGAATCGCAGGTCAGATCCTGCAACACGGCGCGACGAGATGGTGCTTCGTTCAGGCGATGCACCGGCAGAATCGGCAGCACCTGATCAATCGCCCACGTATCCGGCAGACTCTGGAAAACGGAGAAATTACAGATGTACTTGTCGGCCAGCTTGTCGTTCAGCTCGTCAAATACCTGACGATGCGAGCGCTGGGTGGCCAGCAGCAAGCCTTGCAGACGACGGCAGATGGCAAAGTAGAGCTGTTCGGCCAGTGCTTTCTCGGCCAGCGTAATCTTGCCTTCGGCAAACTTGCTCGATACTTCGCTCATGTAATGCGTGGCGCGGTGGTAGGTTTCCGTCGCCATTTCGCTGTCGTTCTGCCCGAACAGCTCGTACAGCCACTGAATCACTTCCGGCAGCAAGGCCACATCACCCAGATCCGGCATCTCGTCGTGATGACGTTCGACGTCGGTCACCTGCACAATGAGCACGGCGTGATGCGCTGTCATGGCGCGGCCGGACTCGGAGAAAATATGCGGATGCGGCAGCGCATTCTCGTCGCAGAACTCTTTGAGCATGCCGACTACCGTATTGGCGTAGTCGTCCATGTCGTAATTGATGGAGCTCGGATTACGGCTGTGTGTGCCATCGTAATCGACCCCCAGACCGCCGCCCACGTCGATCACTTCGACAGGCAGGCCCAGTGCACGCAATTCGCCGTAGTAGCGGATAGCCTCGCGGAAACCGGCCTGATAATCGGCCAGATTGGCAATCTGCGAGCCCATGTGGAAATGCAGCAGACGGATGCTGTCGCCCATGGCGGCATCCTTGAAACGATCCACCACGCTGATCAATTGCGCAGCGGACAGGCCGAACTTGGCCTTTTCACCGCCGGTATCCGCCCATTTGGACGAGGCAAGCGAGGACAGACGCACGCGAAGGCCTACATTTGGCGTCACGGCCAGCTTGCGCGCCTCTTCGATCACGAAAGTGACTTCGGATTCTTTCTCGATCACGATAAACACACGGTGACCAAGCTTCTGGCCCATCAGCGCCAATCGGATAAATTCGCGGTCTTTATATCCATTGCAGACAATGGTGCTGCCATGCGGCGCCAGCGCCAGCACAGCCATCAGTTCTGGCTTGGAACCGGCTTCCAGACCAATCGATACCCCTTGCGTGGCGATGATGGACTTCACCACGGCTTCCTGCTGATTCACCTTGATCGGGTACATGGCGGTGTAGTGATTCTCATAGCCATGCTTGTCGATGTTATCGCTGAAGGCATTGCACAGATCGCGCACGCGGTCTTGCAGAATGTCCGGGAAGCGTACGATCAGCGGGAGCGCCAGTCCGGACTGCTTGAGCTGACCAATGAGATCATGCAGGTCGAGCGCTTTGCCCGTGTCGTGGTGCGGACGGACCAGAATATGGCCCTGATCATTGATGTCGAAATACCCGGCACCCCACTGACGGATACCGTACATTGCACGACTTTGCGCCACCGACCAGTTCATCCCTACAACTCCTTGCCCAGCCCGTTGAAAAGGGGCGGATTGTGGGACTGTTTTGCGTCCCTGTAAACCACGAATGTACTGTTTTTTTCATTCATGGAAAAGCGCAGGCAGTGCATGCGATCCGACGCACTGCCAGATCACGCTAACTACTTGTTTTTCAGGCAGCTACTCATAAACTGCTTACGCTCATCGCCTTTCTTGCCTGTCGCCTGTGCATTGCAGTCTTTCATGCGTTGCTGCGGGGTGACGGGTGCAGCTTCCGGTGCGGCGGATTCACCCTTGAGACAGGCGCTCATGAAACTCTTGCGCTCATCGCCTTTTTTGCCACTTGCTTGCGCGTTACAGTCCTTCATGCGCTGCTGTTGCGGTGTCACCGGTTTATCCGCTGCGATTGCCCCCAGCGATATGCTCAACACTGCCATCCAAAGCCATTGTCTCATCGGTTTCTCCTGTTGAATCTAGATTTGATAGAGCCTGACGATTGCTTCACATACTCGCTCACCACTCTACTACTAAATAGTATCAGCCTTTGCGATGCAATCCAGATGACAAGCGGATGGCATGCCGATAAACACATTTTGGCGAAGCGACCTTTCCTGAATGCAAAATAACTATCGAAATTTTTAAATCGATTGCTTCAATATCATGGGGATTTCGAGCATGACCCCGTTATAATCACGGATATCTAATGTTCAGCACTCAAGACAATGATCCGTAAATTAATTGGACGCGTTCTGGGCCTGAAGAAGCGTCATGGCGGCGGCAGGGTAGTGATTCCCTTGAAACGTCATGGCGTCACTCGGGACAAACTGCCTTCCTTCGCACTGAAAACCACTGCCCGCCTGCAGGAAGCAGGATTCGAGGCTTTCGTGGTAGGCGGCGCCGTCCGTGATTTGCTGCTGGGCAAGATTCCCAAAGATTTCGATGTCGCCACCAATGCCACGCCGGAAGAAGTGCATCGCATTTTCCGCCGCTCACGCATTATCGGTCGCCGCTTCCGTCTGGTGCACGTGCTCTATGGCGACGAAGTGGTGGAAGTCTCCACCTTCCGAGGTGCCAGCGATGCACTGACAGACGACGCTGGCCGCATCATCCGTGACAACACCTGGGGTAGTCAGGAAGATGATGCCAAACGCCGCGACTTCACGGTCAATGGCCTCTTCTACGATCCGAGCCGTGAAGAAATCATCGATTATCACGGCGGCGTAGCCGATATCGAACGCAAGCGTCTGGTAATGATTGGCGCGCCCATGCTGCGTTATCGCGAAGACCCGGTGCGTATGCTGCGCGCAGTGCGACTGTCTGCCAAGCTGGGCCTGAGCATTGACGGCCCGACACGCAAGCCGATTCGCGAGATGGCGGGTCTGCTGAGCAACGTGCCGGTTTCGCGCCTGTTCGACGAAATGCTGAAGATGCTGTTCTCCGGCCAGAGCTGGCAATGTCTCACCGCTTTGCGCGAAGAAGGTCTGCATCAGGGCTTCTTTCCCCTACTGGACAAGATGCTGGCAGCGCCTAATGGCGTGACTTTCCTGCGCACGGCGCTGGAGAATACCGACAAGCGTATTCAGGAAGACAAGCCCGTCTCGGCTGGCTACGTGTTTGCGGCATTGCTGTGGCTTGAAGTACTGGACAACTGGCGTCAGCGCAAAGAAGCAGGCGAGCGTCCGCTCCCGGCACTCTTCGATGCCATCGACGAAGTCGAAACCGTGCAGGAACAGAAGCTAGCGATTCCGCGCCGCTATGGCACTGCCATGAAGGAAATCTGGATGATGCAGCCGCGCTTTGAACAGCGCAGCGGCGCCCGTCCTTTCCGCCTGCTTGAACAACCGCGTTTCCGCGCTGCATACGATTTCATGTGTCTGCGCGCATCCTGTGGCGAAATCGATCAGGAAATCGCCACCTGGTGGACCGAATTCCAGGATGCCGACAATGCAGGCCGCGAGGCCATGCTAGTACGTCCGGAGGCTGGCAAGGGTGAAGGCAATAAGCGCCGTCGCCGTCCGCGCCGCAAGCCATCCGGTAACAGTTCGGGTGAAGGCACAACAGAATGACCCGTGCGTACATCGGCCTGGGGGCAAACCTGGGCCATGCTGCAGATGCGGTACAGCAGGCAATCAATGCACTGGATCAGATTCCGGACACCGTGCTTGTCGCCGCTTCGCGCCTGTATCACAGCGCCCCGGTCGGCTATGCCGATCAGCCTGATTTTGTAAATGCAGTGGCTTGTGTAGATACGCAACTTGATCCACACAGCCTGCTCGAAGCACTGTTCGACATCGAGCATCGCTTCGGACGCGAACGCACCTTCCGTAATGCGCCGCGTACGCTGGACATGGACGTCCTGTTGTATGGCGACCTATCCATGCATGACGACCGCCTGACCATTCCCCATCCGCGCATGCACGAGCGGGGTTTTGTCCTGCTGCCGCTACAGGATATCGCCCCCGGCCTC
The nucleotide sequence above comes from Burkholderiaceae bacterium DAT-1. Encoded proteins:
- the folK gene encoding 2-amino-4-hydroxy-6-hydroxymethyldihydropteridine diphosphokinase gives rise to the protein MTRAYIGLGANLGHAADAVQQAINALDQIPDTVLVAASRLYHSAPVGYADQPDFVNAVACVDTQLDPHSLLEALFDIEHRFGRERTFRNAPRTLDMDVLLYGDLSMHDDRLTIPHPRMHERGFVLLPLQDIAPGLTLPGHGDSRTLLQKIETSDLRPVADNGNQ
- a CDS encoding ParA family protein is translated as MKRVIFNQKGGVGKSTIAVNLAAIAASQGQRTLLIDMDPQCNASRYLLGDAIEGVELTIADFFEQTLALTLRPRPAREYVVTTDWDNLSVICSHPEINDLQAKLESRHKIYKLREALNGLSDDYDRIFIDTPPAYNFFTQSALIAADRCLIPFDCDEFSRQALYALRSNVSEIQADHNPDLSIEGIVVNQYQPRASLPVRMVEALRAEGLPVCNAMLSSSVKIRESHEYGKPMIHLDPKHKLSQQFVALYEELEGRSP
- the pcnB gene encoding polynucleotide adenylyltransferase PcnB — encoded protein: MIRKLIGRVLGLKKRHGGGRVVIPLKRHGVTRDKLPSFALKTTARLQEAGFEAFVVGGAVRDLLLGKIPKDFDVATNATPEEVHRIFRRSRIIGRRFRLVHVLYGDEVVEVSTFRGASDALTDDAGRIIRDNTWGSQEDDAKRRDFTVNGLFYDPSREEIIDYHGGVADIERKRLVMIGAPMLRYREDPVRMLRAVRLSAKLGLSIDGPTRKPIREMAGLLSNVPVSRLFDEMLKMLFSGQSWQCLTALREEGLHQGFFPLLDKMLAAPNGVTFLRTALENTDKRIQEDKPVSAGYVFAALLWLEVLDNWRQRKEAGERPLPALFDAIDEVETVQEQKLAIPRRYGTAMKEIWMMQPRFEQRSGARPFRLLEQPRFRAAYDFMCLRASCGEIDQEIATWWTEFQDADNAGREAMLVRPEAGKGEGNKRRRRPRRKPSGNSSGEGTTE
- a CDS encoding phosphate starvation-inducible protein PsiF is translated as MRQWLWMAVLSISLGAIAADKPVTPQQQRMKDCNAQASGKKGDERKSFMSACLKGESAAPEAAPVTPQQRMKDCNAQATGKKGDERKQFMSSCLKNK
- the hemH gene encoding ferrochelatase — protein: MSFLQEPAFQHGRSPRTGILLINLGTPDAPDAKALRPYLKQFLSDQRVVEIPRLLWWPILNLIILNTRPARSAEKYRSIWTPEGSPLAVYTRRSATLLQGRMGESLSPTIAVRYAMRYGNPSVSDTLMAMKADGVERVLAVPLYPQYAASSTGSAMDAVATAIQSMRNPPEIRLIKHFHDHPAYIRLMASRIEEHWQQHGRGDHLLMSFHGVPRFSLDKGDPYHCECHKSARLIAEALRLNKDEYTVCFQSRFGKAEWLKPYTSEVLMRLGQAGTRALDVVCPGFVADCLETLEEIAIEGKETFQHAGGGDYRYIAAPNDGHDWIAALSDIVTPHLGGWVLDADKSELSRQQSLARALGAKQ
- a CDS encoding HAD-IB family hydrolase, whose product is MTESCPPYTLAAFDFDGTITTGDSLQVFLRELSGWHGLIGGALQSSPWLCLAFLKIISRHSAKEQLLGAMLKGRSYADLDAAAKQFAEGTLESMVRPEMRERIRWHQNQGHRVVLVSASPSLYLRYWAARHGFETVLSTEMEWQNGVFTGNLAGRNCWGPEKVSRLAAWWGDHPPAVLHAYGDTRGDREMIARADHAWFRGVPVK
- the speA gene encoding arginine decarboxylase produces the protein MNWSVAQSRAMYGIRQWGAGYFDINDQGHILVRPHHDTGKALDLHDLIGQLKQSGLALPLIVRFPDILQDRVRDLCNAFSDNIDKHGYENHYTAMYPIKVNQQEAVVKSIIATQGVSIGLEAGSKPELMAVLALAPHGSTIVCNGYKDREFIRLALMGQKLGHRVFIVIEKESEVTFVIEEARKLAVTPNVGLRVRLSSLASSKWADTGGEKAKFGLSAAQLISVVDRFKDAAMGDSIRLLHFHMGSQIANLADYQAGFREAIRYYGELRALGLPVEVIDVGGGLGVDYDGTHSRNPSSINYDMDDYANTVVGMLKEFCDENALPHPHIFSESGRAMTAHHAVLIVQVTDVERHHDEMPDLGDVALLPEVIQWLYELFGQNDSEMATETYHRATHYMSEVSSKFAEGKITLAEKALAEQLYFAICRRLQGLLLATQRSHRQVFDELNDKLADKYICNFSVFQSLPDTWAIDQVLPILPVHRLNEAPSRRAVLQDLTCDSDGKIKQYVNEQSIEPNLPVHQLVDGQEYVLGMFLVGAYQEILGDMHNLFGDTDSVNVYMREDGSVQISGIEVHDTIEDMLRYVHLEPAELMTRYRDKVATAQLSEHERSTYLDALRLGLTRSAYLSA